A genomic window from Caldanaerovirga acetigignens includes:
- a CDS encoding AAA family ATPase produces MGKKEYFKGLYLENNWDWDKKYPVISISFGSGAVRNLDELKAIEKELLERNSREYGVQLEFETITGRFFELIQKIYEKYNAPVVVLVDEYDKPLLDRIIEKDLAMEIREELKNFYSVIKEADQYLKFVFITGVSKFSKVSLFSG; encoded by the coding sequence TTGGGCAAAAAGGAATATTTCAAAGGACTGTATTTGGAGAATAACTGGGACTGGGATAAAAAATATCCTGTGATCAGTATTAGCTTCGGCAGTGGAGCTGTTAGAAACCTTGATGAGTTAAAGGCTATTGAAAAAGAGTTACTGGAAAGAAATAGCAGAGAATACGGCGTTCAGTTAGAATTTGAGACGATTACGGGAAGATTCTTTGAGCTGATACAAAAGATATACGAAAAGTATAATGCCCCGGTGGTTGTCCTTGTTGACGAGTACGACAAGCCCCTTTTGGATCGGATAATTGAAAAAGACCTAGCGATGGAGATAAGAGAGGAACTTAAAAATTTTTATTCAGTCATAAAAGAAGCGGACCAGTACTTAAAATTTGTGTTTATCACGGGTGTCAGCAAGTTTTCAAAGGTCTCTCTTTTCAGCGGTTT